From the genome of Vigna angularis cultivar LongXiaoDou No.4 chromosome 11, ASM1680809v1, whole genome shotgun sequence, one region includes:
- the LOC108334351 gene encoding FCS-Like Zinc finger 10: MRKKGKAHIWKTFNLMADSSSNFSLPCDALRQMSFSNFNTFGSRLGFGAKGLPDSESVWSPTSPLDCRLFSNLSSPFSIKSCRPSFQTGHKKQFDDSKVGLGIISSMINETKHNNDILGKFQRKSIIFGPQVKTGILKFSNNHEFFAPYLKSKSLPKNYVISLPSETKTPKSELQDFDNVSGKKMDNWESKAFYGTMISVPGSFRPSSLINRNENSNLGMNESTLTSLPSVTSRNSQVDKSSNIKSNSLPISIDFSKGCLGSLSAREIELSEDYTCIISHGPNPKRTHIFGDCVLECDNNDFTEFSMKEEPAFRASQVPTFSEGSSPYHSDNVFSFCYSCNKKLVREEEIYRYRGGKAFCSFECGSEEILVREELEKAGTDSAESSPGSSHHDLFLTGLLLSK, translated from the exons ATGCGGAAGAAGGGAAAGGCTCATATTTGGAAGACTTTTAATCTCATGGCTGATTCTTCTTCCAATTTCTCTTTACCATGTGATGCATTAAGACAAATGAGTTTCTCAAATTTCAATACCTTTGGTTCTAGGTTGGGGTTTGGTGCTAAAGGGTTGCCAGATTCTGAATCTGTTTGGAGCCCTACATCTCCTCTTGACTGCAGACTCTTCTCAAATCTTAGCAGCCCTTTTAGTATCAAGTCTTGTAGACCATCATTTCAAACTGGTCATAAGAAACAGTTTGATGACAGTAAAGTAGGCCTTGGCATCATAAGTTCCATGATTAATGAAACCAAACATAACAATGACATCCTTGGTAAATTTCAGAGGAAAAGTATCATTTTTGGACCACAGGTGAAAACTGGCATccttaaattttcaaacaacCATGAATTCTTTGCACCTTATTTGAAATCTAAATCCTTGCCCAAAAACTATGTAATTTCACTTCCTTCTGAAACCAAAACTCCCAAATCTGAACTGCAAGACTTTGACAATGTCTCTGGAAAGAAAATGGACAACTGGGAATCTAAAGCTTTCTATGGAACCATGATTTCTGTGCCTGGTTCCTTTAGGCCTTCATCATTAATCAACAGAAATGAAAACTCCAATTTGGGAATGAATGAATCTACATTAACCAGTTTGCCTTCTGTGACAAGCAGAAACTCACAGGTAGATAAGTCTTcgaatattaaatcaaattctcTTCCAATATCCATTGATTTTAGTAAAGGGTGTCTAGGCTCGCTCTCTGCAAGAGAGATAGAGCTTTCTGAGGATTATACCTGTATAATTTCTCATGGTCCAAACCCTAAGAGAACACATATTTTTGGTGACTGCGTTTTGGAATGTGACAACAATGACTTCACTGAGTTCAGCATGAAGGAAGAACCTGCTTTCAGAGCTTCTCAAGTTCCTACATTTTCAGAAGGATCATCCCCTTACCATTCTGACAATGTTTTCAGCTTTTGTTACTCATGTAATAAGAAATTAGTGAGGGAGGAAGAAATCTACAGATACAG GGGTGGGAAAGCATTTTGCAGTTTTGAGTGTGGATCAGAGGAAATTTTGGTAAGGGAGGAATTGGAGAAAGCTGGGACTGACTCGGCAGAGAGTTCTCCTGGCTCAAGCCACCATGATCTCTTCCTCACGGGTCTGCTTTTGTCCAAATAA
- the LOC108333023 gene encoding probable sulfate transporter 3.4 produces MGVNSNRVEHFDNREAATLRIQTQTPSFEVHAVQLPPQRTTLHKLRHRVSEIFFPDDPLHLFKNQTSFKKFILALQYLFPIFQWAPNYNLTLLRSDLISGLTIASLAIPQGISYAKLANLPPIIGLYSSFVPPLIYSLLGSSKHLGVGPVSIASLVMGSMLSEKVSFSQDPTLYLGLAFTATFFAGVFQASLGILRLGFVIDFLSKATLVGFTGGAAIIVSLQQLKGLLGIVHFTSKMQIVPVMVSVFQQRHEWSWQTILLGFGFLTFLMTTRHISLRKPKLFWVSAAAPLASVILSTILVFLLRNKTHQISIIGHLPKGLNPPSSNMLYFSGPHLALAIKTGIITGILSLTEGIAVGRTFASLKNYQVDGNKEMMAIGLMNVAGSCSSCYVTTGSFSRSAVNYNAGAQTTVSNIIMAAAVLVTLLFLMPLFYYTPNVVLAAIIITAVIGLLDYQSAYKLWKVDKLDFLACLCSFFGVLFISVPLGLAIAVVISVIKILLHVTRPNTLVLGNIPGTQIFHNINQYKEASRIPSFLILGVESPIYFANSTYLQERILRWIREEEEHIKDNDGAALKCMILDMTAVTAIDTSGLETLCELKKTLEKRSLQLVLANPVGNVAEKLHKSKILESFGLKGVYLTVGEAVAEISSIWKAQP; encoded by the exons ATGGGTGTTAACTCGAACAGAGTCGAACACTTCGACAACCGCGAAGCCGCCACCCTCAGAATCCAAACCCAGACACCGTCGTTTGAAGTCCATGCAGTGCAATTGCCACCACAACGAACAACACTCCACAAACTCCGGCACAGAGTCTCCGAAATCTTCTTCCCAGACGACCCTCTCCACCTTTTCAAGAACCAAACCTCCTTCAAAAAGTTCATCCTCGCACTTCAGTATCTCTTCCCCATTTTCCAATGGGCTCCAAACTACAACCTCACCCTTCTCCGCTCTGATCTCATCTCCGGCCTCACCATTGCCAGCCTCGCCATTCCTCAG GGGATCAGTTATGCCAAACTTGCAAACTTGCCACCCATTATTGGATTAT ATTCAAGTTTTGTGCCTCCATTGATATACTCGCTGCTTGGAAGTTCTAAACATCTGGGTGTGGGACCTGTTTCGATCGCGTCTTTGGTTATGGGATCAATGTTAAGTGAGAAAGTTTCTTTTTCACAAGACCCTACTTTGTATCTTGGACTGGCTTTCACCGCTACTTTCTTTGCTGGTGTGTTCCAAGCTTCTCTGGGTATTCTAAG GTTAGGGTTCGTAATTGATTTTCTGTCGAAGGCGACGCTGGTTGGATTCACCGGGGGTGCCGCCATTATCGTGTCACTGCAGCAGCTGAAAGGTTTGCTTGGAATCGTGCACTTTACAAGCAAGATGCAAATAGTTCCCGTCATGGTATCTGTTTTCCAACAACGACATGAG TGGTCATGGCAAACCATTCTTTTGGGATTCGGCTTCTTGACATTCCTGATGACCACAAGGCACATT AGCTTGAGGAAACCAAAACTCTTCTGGGTTTCAGCCGCTGCACCATTGGCATCAGTTATTCTGTCAACCATTTTAGTCTTTCTTCTGAGAAATAAGACTCATCAGATTTCAATT ATTGGACACTTACCAAAGGGACTTAATCCACCTTCATCAAACATGTTATACTTCAGTGGTCCTCACTTGGCTCTTGCTATCAAAACTGGCATTATCACTGGAATCTTATCTCTAACT GAAGGAATTGCAGTAGGTAGAACATTTGCATCACTTAAGAACTACCAGGTGGATGGAAACAAAGAAATGATGGCTATTGGTCTAATGAACGTAGCTGGCTCTTGTTCTTCATGTTATGTCACAACAG GATCTTTTTCTAGATCCGCTGTTAACTACAATGCCGGAGCACAGACAACAGTTTCAAATATAATCATGGCTGCGGCTGTTCTAGTTACCCTTCTGTTTCTCATGCCTCTCTTCTACTATACACCAAATGTTGTCTTAGCGGCCATTATCATCACTGCTGTGATCGGGCTATTAGATTATCAATCTGCGTATAAACTGTGGAAGGTTGACAAACTTGATTTCTTGGCATGTCTGTGCTCCTTTTTCGGGGTTCTGTTTATTTCAGTGCCTCTAGGCCTTGCTATAGCG GTTGTCATATCAGTCATCAAGATCCTGCTTCATGTCACTCGACCAAACACTTTGGTTTTGGGAAATATACCAGGAACTCAAATATTCCACAACATAAACCAATACAAAGAAGCTTCAAGAATTCCTTCATTCCTCATTTTGGGTGTTGAGTCCCCAATCTATTTCGCTAACTCAACTTATCTTCAAGAAAG GATACTGAGGTGGATTCGAGAAGAGGAAGAACATATAAAAGATAACGATGGAGCTGCATTGAAGTGCATGATTTTAGACATGACAG CTGTGACAGCCATAGACACAAGTGGGCTTGAGACTTTATGTGAACTTAAAAAGACGCTGGAGAAGAGATCACTTCAG CTTGTGTTGGCAAATCCTGTTGGAAATGTGGCGGAGAAATTGCACAAGTCAAAAATTTTGGAATCCTTTGGATTAAAAGGAGTGTATCTCACAGTGGGAGAAGCTGTGGCTGAAATTTCATCAATCTGGAAAGCTCAACCTTGA
- the LOC108333485 gene encoding coatomer subunit beta'-3 has product MEQTLSFEFENEFVQNTERVKSVDLHPTQPWILLGLYSGTVSIWNYQTKSEEKSLKVSESPVRSAKFIARENWIVAATDDKYIRVYNYDKMEKIVEFEEHKDYIRSLAVHPLLPYVVSASDDQVIKLWNWKEDWSCVENFEGHSHYVMQVAFNPQDPSTFASASLDGTLKIWSLDSSVPKFTLEGHNKGVNCVDYFISNGKQYLLSGSDDYTAKVWDYQSRNCVQTLEGHENNVSAICAHPELPIILTASEDSTVKIWDAVTYRLQTTLNFGLERVWTIGYKQGSSKLAFGCDKGFVIVKISEGRIQ; this is encoded by the exons ATG GAACAAACCCTCTCCTTTGAATTTGAG AATGAATTTGTTCAAAACACTGAAAGAGTAAAATCTGTTGATCTGCATCCAACTCAGCCATG GATTCTACTGGGTTTATATTCAGGAACTGTTTCTATTTGGAATTACCAGACAAAG TCTGAAGAGAAGTCTTTAAAAGTCAGCGAATCCCCTG TGAGATCAGCAAAGTTCATTGCTCGGGAAAACTGGATTGTTGCAGCTACGGATGACAAATACATTCGCGTCTACAATTATGACAAAATGGAAAAGATTGTCGAATTTGAGGAACATAAAGATTATATAAGGAGTTTGGCGGTTCATCCTTTGTTGCCATATGTAGTGTCAGCTTCAGACGATCAAGTTATAAAATTGTGGAATTGGAAGGAAGATTGGTCTTGTGTTGAGAATTTTGAAGGGCATTCACACTATGTGATGCAGGTGGCATTTAACCCGCAGGATCCCTCTACCTTTGCTAGTGCATCCCTTGACGGCACCTTGAAG ATTTGGAGTCTTGATTCCTCTGTACCAAAATTTACCCTGGAAGGACACAACAAAGGAGTGAATTGTGTTGATTATTTCATAAGCAATGGCAAACAATATCTTTTAAGTGGTTCTGATGATTACACTGCCAAG GTTTGGGATTATCAGTCTAGAAACTGTGTGCAGACACTTGAAGGACATGAAAACAATGTCTCTGCCATATGTGCTCATCCTGAGCTCCCTATAATATTAACAGCTTCAGAGGATTCTACTGTTAAAATATGGGATGCTGTCACTTACAG GCTTCAAACCACGTTGAACTTTGGTCTCGAGAGAGTATGGACTATTGGCTACAAGCAAGGATCATCTAA GCTTGCTTTTGGATGTGACAAAGGCTTCGTCATCGTTAAG ATTTCAGAAGGAAGAATCCAATAA